A single genomic interval of Octopus bimaculoides isolate UCB-OBI-ISO-001 chromosome 22, ASM119413v2, whole genome shotgun sequence harbors:
- the LOC106883770 gene encoding uncharacterized protein LOC106883770, with protein MAHRHALEALNATLQDLRDCSTTMGGVTILLSGDFRQTLPVIPKGTRADEVSACLKSSSLWQSITTLTLTMNMRARLHSDQQAAEFAANLLSLGDGNSFLSDDGETTLCSISTNVNTLEELKGKVFPRLHENYQDLNWLCERAILVPKNSMVNAINQQLVQVIPGRLHVYKSIDSIPDTNQAVNYPVEFLNSLEPPRLPPHILSVKVGTPVMLLRNLSPLKLCNGTRLVIKSAMQHVIEATIISGCRKGEDVFIPMIPLTPSDADIPFQFRRLQFPLRISFAMSINKSQGQTLAAQNEGIQQKRSLERYKRDSFMDVHKLSSQLPQFYYIYIKDNL; from the exons ATGGCACATAGGCATGCTCTTGAAGCCCTCAACGCTACACTACAAGATCTCAGAGATTGCTCAACTACAATGGGGGGTGTTACGATTCTACTTTCTGGTGACTTTCGGCAGACTCTACCAGTTATTCCTAAAGGAACCAGGGCAGACGAAGTTAGTGCGTGCCTCAAGTCGTCTTCATTATGGCAAAGCATAACAACGCTGACCCTTACAATGAATATGCGAGCCAGACTGCATAGCGACCAACAGGCAGCAGAATTTGCAGCGAACCTTTTGTCACTGGGGGATGGAAATTCATTTCTCAGTGATGATGGAGAAACTACGCTGTGCTCGATTTCAACAAATGTCAACACCCTCGAAGAACTAAAAGGAAAAGTATTTCCCCGTCTGCATGAAAACTACCAGGACCTTAATTGGTTATGCGAAAGAGCTATTTTAGTTCCAAAAAACAGCATGGTTAATGCCATCAACCAACAACTGGTGCAAGTCATTCCTGGTAGGCTTCATGTCTACAAATCAATTGATTCGATCCCTGACACAAATCAGGCAGTCAACTATCCCGTTGAATTTCTTAATTCACTGGAACCACCAAGATTGCCCCCTCATATATTGTCAGTGAAAGTTGGAACTCCAGTTATGCTTCTGAGGAATCTAAGCCCTCTAAAACTCTGCAATGGTACGCGTCTTGTCATTAAGTCTGCCATGCAGCACGTCATCGAAGCTACCATCATTTCTGGATGTAGAAAAGGAGAGGATGTCTTCATACCGATGATTCCACTTACTCCATCTGATGCTGACATCCCTTTCCAATTTCGGCGACTTCAATTCCCGCTACGCATCAGTTTTGCCATGTCCATCAACAAGTCCCAGGGGCAAACACT GGCAGCACAAAATGAAGGCATCCAACAGAAACGTTCACTAGAAAGGTACAAGAGGGATTCATTCATG